The sequence below is a genomic window from Candidatus Aegiribacteria sp..
TCCAGAAGAAATAGAACTGAAGATCGGGCAGGATTCCTATATACTTGAATGCATGGTTGCCGGTAAGAAGATCGAGACAAAGGGTGAGGAAATTTGGCTTATCGTTGTTCCCGACATGGAAAAGTTCATCGAATACGCCGAAGAACACGGATTAAGTCTGACAACGGAGTACCTTGCGGATCACATGAGAAAACTCGTTCGCAGCTTTAATGCCTCCCAGCCTATTTACAAACGGATTGCCCGGTTCATCATAAGAGAAGACGAATTTCCCAAGACCACTACTCGAAAAGTCCGCAGAAAGGAAGTTCTGAGAGAGGCCGGGCTGGAGGAAGAGGTATCCTACCAGGTGTAATCACTTATCCGGGTTTTGTATTTCTAATCCCGGAATATTATATACCAGAATACTAGGAAATACATTGTTTCAGCGGAAAGGCATGAAATGACAGAAGAGGTAAGAAGGTGTACTCGTTGCATCCTTCCGGAGAATTATCCTGACATTGGTTTTGATGATGACGGCGTTTGCAGAGTCTGCCGGGAATTTGACGAGAAGTATTCGACTATTGACTGGAACGCGAAGGAGAAAAAGCTGTCAACAATGCTTGACAGGTACAGAGGGAAAGGCAAAGGGAAGCACGATTGCATGGTTCCATTCAGTGGCGGAAAGGATTCCACATATTCACTCTGGCTCCTGAAGAACAGATACGGTATGAATCCTCTGGCTTTCAATCTTGACAACGGATTTTCGGAGGATGGAGCCCTTTTGTTTGTGAGAAAGGCTGCGGATAGATTGAACGTTGATCTCTATACTTACAGTCCTTCAAAAGAGTTCCTGTTCGAGGTGTACGGGCACGCACTGAAGGAGACCGGTGAGTTTTGTACCGCCTGCGTTGTACTCATTCCCACCGCGATTTTCAGAGCTGCCGATATACATGGTATAAGGCTTATAGCAGGAGGCTTCAGCGAAATGACGGAAGCTCCTCCTCCGGAGTTCGCCTATATTGACAGGACATGTTTCTGGAACATTATGAAAAGCCGCTTTTCAAAGAATCAACTTGCCTGGGACTTCTTCTTCCCAAGCTGGAAACGGATGTTCGGGGTCAAGTATTTCAATTTGCCTGACTACATCAAATGGGATCTGCCGATGATATACGATACATTGAATAAAGAACTGGATTTCGGGAAAAGCATGTCGGATATCAGGTACGATTGTTTGGGTACAAGCCATTCAAGCTATCTATTCAAAAAGAGAAATGGTGTGGGGAAGTACGAATTTCTTTACGCCAATATGGTGAGAGCGGGCCTTATAGGCAGGGAGGAAGCCCTGAAGATAGTGTCTGAAAGAGAGTCTGATGGTATTCCGGAGGGTTTCGATGAATTTATTGGCCGGCTTGGCTGTGACAGGTCCATTCTCTCGGATGACGAGAACAAAAGTGTTTTCGACTTCAAGACACGTAACAGACGCATCAGGAAACTGGCAATAAAAATACGCGAGATGCTTCCCTGACCGTTGGCCTGAACGATTACTTTTCTCTTTTCCATGATGTCAATTCAGAGTTCAGTCGTTATAGGTCAAAACCTACATATTGTATATCACGAAATCCTTAACCACTATAGGGTAAGACTGGCACATATGGAAGCGCAACCTTATACTACATAGTGTATATTCACTACAGTAATCACATAACATATGGTGTAAAAATGGCAGAAAAACTTATACAGGAATCGCATGTTTATGATGAGAGTAAAGTTAAAACTCTTTCCTCGATAGAACATATCCGTCTCAGAACAGGAATGTACATCGGTCGTCTAGGTAATGGTACACACCCCGATGATGGGATCTACGTTCTATTCAAGGAAATCATGGACAATGCTGTTGATGAGTACATCATGGGATATGGCAAGCGTATCAGAATCACAAGCAACAGGACATCTGTCATTGTGCGGGATTACGGTAGAGGCATTCCTCTTGGAAAGCTTGTAGAGTGTGTATCCCAGATAAATACCGGCGCGAAGTACAATACAGATGTTTTCATGTTCAGTGTTGGACTTAACGGTATAGGAACTAAGGCGGTTAACGCGCTCTCGGAGCATTTCAGGGTGGTCGCGTACCGTGAAGGCAGTTACCGTGAGGTTGTTTACTGCCGTGGAGAACTTCAGAGTGATGAAAGTGGAAAAAGCTCAAAAAGAAACGGTACTCTGGTGGAGTTCACTCCGGACAGTGAGATATTCGGAGATTTCACATTCCGGGAGGAATTTCTGCAGGACAGGTGCCTTCATTACTCTCACCTGAATGCCGGTCTTAAGATTCAATTGAACGGAGAAGAGTTTCTTTCCGAAGATGGACTGATGGACCTGCTTCATGATGAAGCCGGAGACTCGGCGATGTATCCGGTTATCTTCTTCCGGGATAAAACTCTTGAATTCGCGCTGACGCATACTGCCGATTTTGGAGAACGCTATCTGTCATTCGCGAACGGTCAGTACACCTCAAGCGGAGGAACACACCTTTCCGCTTTCAAAGAGGGTATAACCAAGGGTATCAATTCCTACACAGGGGAGAGTTATTCGGGTCAGGATGTGCGCGAGGGCATTATCGCTGCCATCTCCGTGCGAATCAAGGAACCAGTATTCGAATCCCAGACCAAAACAAGGCTTGGAAACAATGATATACGGGGCTGGATAGTCAACATGATAAAAACAGAGCTGGAGCAGCATCTGCATAAAAATCCCGAAAGCGCCTCAATTCTGGTAAACAAAGTAATGACCAATCAGAAAGTTCGTACCGAACTTAGCAATGTCAAGAAAAAAGCAAAACAGAGGGCCAAACAGGTTGCCCTCAGGGTACCTCATCTCAAGGATTGCAAGATTCACTACACAGACGATAACAAAAGGGGTGAGGAAACGACGATTTTCATTACCGAGGGTGCAAGCGCGGCAGGCAGTATTATTTCAAGCAGGGATGTTCACACTCAGGCGGTATTCGCCCTCAAGGGCAAACCACTTAACTGTTTCGGCAAAAGGCAGGATACCGTTTATAAGAACGAAGAGATTTACAACATCATGCGCGCTCTCAACATCGAGAATGACATCAACGGTTTAAGGTACAACAGGATTGTTCTTGCCACAGATGCCGATGTTGACGGCATGCATATCAGAAATCTCCTTCTAACTCTGTTTCTTCATTTTTTTGAAAGTCTTGTTCTGGACAAACACCTTTTCATTCTTGAAACACCTCTTTTCCGGGTAAGGAACAAAAAGGAAACTATTTACTGTTACAGCGAGAAGGAACGAACGAAAGCCATTGAACGTATCGGTGAGAAGGCCGAAATAACCAGATTCAAAGGTCTCGGGGAAATTTCCCCGAAGGAATTCGGGCAGTTCATAGGTAAGAATATAAGGCTGGAACCGGTTCGTATCACAAGGCTGAAAGAGGTTCCCGAAATGCTGGATTTCTACATGGGTCGAAACACACCCGAAAGGCGTGAGTTCATCATGGAGAACCTTGTATGAGCGAGACCAGCCTTAGAAGGCTATACAACCGTAATTTTCTTGATTACGCGTCCTACGTTATAAAAGACAGGGCCATTCCTGACCTGGCCGACGGTTTCAAGCCGGTACAAAGAAGGATTCTATGGTCACTGTACCAGATGGATGATGGCAGATTCAGCAAGGTGGCTAATGTAATTGGCCATTGCATGCAATTCCATCCTCATGGCGACAGATCAATAGGAGACGCGCTTGTTTCCCTTGCGAACAGGGGCTTTTTCATCGAAAGACAGGGCAATTTTGGTAATATTCTCACAGGTGATGAGGCTTCGGCTGCAAGGTACATCGAATGCAGGCTGACCGACCTTGCACGTGAGACTCTGTTCAATAAAAGGATTACAGATTTCGAACCCAGTTACGATGGTCGGAACAGGGAACCTGTTCTTCTTACCGCAAAACTGCCGGTTCTGCTTCTCCTTGGGGCGGAGGGTATCGCGGTCGGAATGTCAACCAAAGTACTTCCCCACAATTTCCAGGAGGTTCTGAAAGCCCAGATATCGTGCCTTAAAGGTGAGGACTTTGAACTGTTCCCTGATTTCCCACAGGGCGGCCGTATTGATATATCCGATTACGACAACGGCAGGGGAAAGGTAAGGAACAGAGCGAAGATAGAGAAGGACGGCAACAAGAACCTTATCATCAGGGAACTTCCGTGGGGAACCACAACCGAATCGATTATCAACTCCATTGAGCTGGCATCCAAAAAGGGCAAGATAAAGATATCTTCAATTGACGACTACACCACTGACCTCGCCGAGATCAATATCAGGCTTTCCCGCGGAGTCGGAATGGATGAAGGGCTCAAAAGGCTCTATGCACATACTGACTGCGAGAAATCCCAGTCTTCAAACATAGTAGTTATACAGGACGGTATCCCTGTTGAAAACACTATCTCAGAGATGATACATTACTGTAGCGGCAGGCTGATCGAGATACTTAAGCTTGAACTGAAG
It includes:
- a CDS encoding type IIA DNA topoisomerase subunit B, yielding MAEKLIQESHVYDESKVKTLSSIEHIRLRTGMYIGRLGNGTHPDDGIYVLFKEIMDNAVDEYIMGYGKRIRITSNRTSVIVRDYGRGIPLGKLVECVSQINTGAKYNTDVFMFSVGLNGIGTKAVNALSEHFRVVAYREGSYREVVYCRGELQSDESGKSSKRNGTLVEFTPDSEIFGDFTFREEFLQDRCLHYSHLNAGLKIQLNGEEFLSEDGLMDLLHDEAGDSAMYPVIFFRDKTLEFALTHTADFGERYLSFANGQYTSSGGTHLSAFKEGITKGINSYTGESYSGQDVREGIIAAISVRIKEPVFESQTKTRLGNNDIRGWIVNMIKTELEQHLHKNPESASILVNKVMTNQKVRTELSNVKKKAKQRAKQVALRVPHLKDCKIHYTDDNKRGEETTIFITEGASAAGSIISSRDVHTQAVFALKGKPLNCFGKRQDTVYKNEEIYNIMRALNIENDINGLRYNRIVLATDADVDGMHIRNLLLTLFLHFFESLVLDKHLFILETPLFRVRNKKETIYCYSEKERTKAIERIGEKAEITRFKGLGEISPKEFGQFIGKNIRLEPVRITRLKEVPEMLDFYMGRNTPERREFIMENLV